ACCACACTAAAAGATGAGCAGAGCAGGGAACATCACGCAAGATAAAGACAATTAAGGATCTAGGAAAAGATAAGTCCAGGGTATCAGGCTGAATGAACCATGCGTAGTAAGAACATGGGGCCTCCCAGGAGGACACTGTATGAATAAAAGAGAATCAACCTTTCCCCAACTAAAATTACCTGTTTTTTGGTAATGCTGAAGATATAACAACTTTCAGCTGTATTCTTGACCTCTCCAGGCATCCTTTCATTCAGGGAAAAATGTGGTTTGCTCAGCTCAAGGATGCTGGGTTTTCATTTAGCCACGATATCAATAGTCATTTGGCCAGCCTCTCCATTGTTGGAAACACGATCCTCACTCCCCACCCTGCTATTAAGGAGAAGGCTTTATGTGCTCTGGATAACTTGAATGCAAGTGTTGAAAGTCAGGGCCAGATTAAGATGTACGTCAATGAAGTGTGTCGGGAGATTGTGTCACATTGCTGCAACTCATTTCTGCAGCAGGCCGGATTAAATTTGTTAATAAGCATGACAGTTATTAATAACATGCTTGCCAAGTCCGTTTCAGACGTGAAGTTTCCTTTGATATCAGAGGGAAGTGAATGTGCTGAGGTTCAGGTTTTGAAACTGTTGATAGGTTTGTCTGAAAAGCCTGTCTTGGCAGGGGAATTGCTGGGGGCCCAAATGCTGCTCTCCTTCACGTCCCTCTTTATCAGGAACGCCAACAGACAGGTTCTCCCCCAAACCCTGGCCTCTTAAATGGCCACCTCGAACAGAATGGAACCGAATCCACCCAAAACCCTTCTGGTGAACACACACTCGTGTCGTTCTCATGCCGAGAATCTGCAGTGGATGCCATCGGAGATCCAGCCTTAGCCAATCACCACATCACGGGGTGAAAGTTACACTTGCTAAATCGAGGACCACACTCTTAGGGGCCAGGCAAGGGTTCTCACAGAGCTTTG
The window above is part of the Vulpes lagopus strain Blue_001 chromosome X, ASM1834538v1, whole genome shotgun sequence genome. Proteins encoded here:
- the LOC121482584 gene encoding protein ARMCX6-like, producing the protein MRNITTFSCILDLSRHPFIQGKMWFAQLKDAGFSFSHDINSHLASLSIVGNTILTPHPAIKEKALCALDNLNASVESQGQIKMYVNEVCREIVSHCCNSFLQQAGLNLLISMTVINNMLAKSVSDVKFPLISEGSECAEVQVLKLLIGLSEKPVLAGELLGAQMLLSFTSLFIRNANRQVLPQTLAS